One Setaria italica strain Yugu1 chromosome II, Setaria_italica_v2.0, whole genome shotgun sequence DNA segment encodes these proteins:
- the LOC101769687 gene encoding probable mediator of RNA polymerase II transcription subunit 26b, translating into MAPPSRDYWLGFFRGAGDSIFDAIDAAITVAASDHPGALRERRDGIAERLFTALLVTGATAAAGAAAVAAAAAGTPVAGAPTPAQLHPEGAASVPSLCSSDRAEAITDDGAPRCDDPVLAETERIKAILLNDQEKSEAELLELLRRLQELDLAFDTLDVTAIGKAVANFRKHSSKQIRNLVRSLIEGWKHTVDVWIARRREAVVDQTPQSMGPSSLEQEDRGVASTPMDERDLFATLSTTIRLSEENQGSKFSDGMDDDGSVMNNSGRDCGQQYPINQEPARRPPSMGQLYDPEPYWRQEQPAMKQSRPQELSNGQKKEQFVAEMLARPSNAELGPGRPQARPRQHQESSPAQGRPQSASSEKPPAHHDTNSVRAKLELAKNAKLEATKRKLQEGYQEFDNAKKQRTIQMVDPQNLPKQGNNRNFQPSGKPRNNSNINSNRNWSR; encoded by the exons atggcgccgccgtcgagggaCTACTGGCTCGGCTTCTTCCGCGGCGCGGGGGACAGCATCTTCGACGCCATCgacgcggccatcaccgtcgccGCGTCCGACCACCCGGGCGCCCTCCGCGAGCGCCGCGACGGCATCGCCGAGCGCCTCTTCACCGCGCTCCTGGTGAccggcgccacggcggcggccggggcggccgccgtcgcggcggcggcggcggggaccccCGTCGCGGGGGCGCCCACGCCGGCGCAGCTCCACCCCGAGGGCGCCGCCAGCGTGCCCAGCCTCTGCAGCTCGGACCGCGCCGAGGCCATCACCGACGACGGCGCGCCGCGCTGCGACGATCCCGTCCTCGCCGAGACCGAGCGCATCAAGGCCATCCTCCTCAACGACCAAGAAAAg TCGGAGGCCGAGTTGTTGGAGCTGCTCCGGCGGCTGCAGGAGTTGGACCTAGCGTTCGACACCTTGGAT GTTACTGCGATTGGCAAGGCTGTGGCCAACTTCCGCAAGCACAGCTCCAAGCAGATTCGGAACCTCGTCAGATCGCTCATCGA AGGTTGGAAGCATACAGTTGATGTGTGGATTGCTCGCCGCCGAGAGGCTGTTGTAG ACCAAACACCTCAGTCCATGGGCCCTTCCAGTTTGGAGCAGGAGGATCGAGGGGTGGCTTCTACCCCCATGGACGAACGCGACCTTTTCGCAACACTGAGCACTACCATTCGGCTGTCTGAG GAAAACCAAGGTTCCAAGTTCTCTGATGGAATGGATGATGATGGAA GCGTCATGAACAATTCCGGTAGGGACTGTGGCCAGCAGTATCCGATCAACCAAGAACCAGCTAGAAGGCCTCCTTCAATGGGCCAACTGTATGATCCAGAGCCGTATTGGAGGCAAGAACAACCTGCAATGAAGCAGTCTCGGCCGCAGGAACTGAGCAATGGCCAGAAGAAAGAGCAATTTGTTGCTGAAATGCTTGCAAGACCCTCAAACGCAGAGTTAGGCCCTGGGAGACCACAGGCAAGGCCTAGGCAGCATCAAGAGTCCTCACCAGCTCAAGGCAGGCCACAGTCGGCTTCGTCTGAG AAACCGCCAGCCCACCATGATACAAACTCTGTCCGAGCAAAGCTAGAACTGGCCAAGAATGCGAAGCTAGAGGCCACTAAGAGAAAGCTTCAGGAAGGCTACCAAGAATTTGATAATG CTAAGAAGCAGAGAACCATACAAATGGTGGATCCGCAAAATCTGCCGAAGCAAGGGAACAACCGGAATTTCCAACCTAGTGGCAAGCCAAGGAATAACAGCAACATCAACAGCAACCGGAATTGGTCAAGATGA